The Bacteroidota bacterium genome includes the window CAAAACCAGCAATGCGGATGTGGAAAAATTCTTAAATCCATTTCTAAATCAAAGCAAGGATGTGGAAATTGTGACGTTGAATTCTTCGTTTAGGAACACCTTTTTTGTAAACCGCTTTAACTCTCATTTCGGATTCGATTATTCGTATCAGCAAACCAAAAACAAATCCTTGCTTGTAAGTGGTTCAGAAGAGCGCTCCAATGTATTTCACACTTTTAAAATTCGTTGGAACATTACTCGAAAGTGGCTTCTAAGCAACGATGCTAGTGTCGGAGTAAAATCGTCCTTTTCTGAGTTTTTCAATTCTCGCAATTACACCATCAATTACCTCAGTACTGAACCAAAATTGAGCTTTCAACCTTCAACCAATTTCAGGGCAACTGTAAATTACGAATACTCTGAAAAAACAAGTAAAACCATAAGTTTAAATGAAGACAGCTTGAAGGCTATTGGCCAAAAGTTGGGAGCCGAAATCAAATACACAAAAGCCGAACAGGGCAGCCTGATTGCCAAGTTTAATTTTATTTTGTTTAGTTACCAAGGTGATGCAAATTCGCAACTTGCTTACGAAATGTTAGAAGGGTTACAACCCGGAAAAAACTATACCTGGAATGTTAGCTATCAGCGCAACCTTGCCAATAACATACAGTTGAATTTAAGTTATGACGGGCGTAAATCAAATGCTGCAAACGGAAGAATTGTGCACATTGGCAATGTAATGGTGAGGGCGTTTTTTTAGAAATAGCTGTTGTTTTAAGAAGGATACAACTAAAATATCCTGCCGTATTTTGTGAATATCTGTTAGCTAACTAACTTTCATACAAAAACTGTATTTTTACACCTCATTTTTTAAACCCTTACAATGATTATAGAAAATAAAAAAGTGGTAAGTGTAAATTATCACTTAACGGTGAATGAAAACAACATGGAAGTGTTGGTTGAAAAAACGGATTCCGAACATCCATTTGTTTTTTTATTCGGTGCAGGTGGATTGCTGGAAGCATTTGAAAATAACCTAAAAGGAAAACAAGTAGGCGATAGTTTTGATTTTCAAATTGAAGCCGAAAACGGATATGGATTGGTAGATGAGGATAGTATTGTTACAATTCCAATTGAAGCATTTAAAGCGGAAGATGGGAGTATTGATGAAGAAATGGTAAAGGTTGGAAATACACTTCCAATGACCGACAACGAAGGAAACCGTTTGCAGGGTGTTGTGGAAGAAATTACCGATGCACATGTACGTATGGATTTCAATCATCCGCTTGCAGGACAGGATTTACGCTTTAAAGGAATTGTACTCGACATTCGTGATGCCAGCGCTGAAGAGCTTGCACATGGACATGTACACGGCCCACATGGACATCATCATTAAGAAATGTTAATTTACAGATAACGCTTGGGGTTAACACAATAACCCAACAGAAACGAAGTTGTTGTCTCGGATTATTAAAAAATAAAATGGAAATAAAAGCAGGCCCTCTTCTTGAAACTATTGAGTTTCCGGCAGACTTAAAAAAACTCGACGAAAGTCAGTTGAAACAAGTTTGTGACGAATTGCGTCAGTTTATCATTGATGTAGTATCGATAAAGGGCGGGCATTTTGGCGCAAGCCTTGGGGTAGTGGAATTATCGGTGGCTTTGCATTATGTGTTCAATACACCCTACGATCAATTGGTTTGGGATGTTGGGCATCAAGCATACGGACATAAAATATTAACCGGCCGCCGCAAGCAATTTCACACAAACCGCATATACAAAGGCATAAGCGGATTTCCAAAAAGAAGCGAAAGTGAATACGATACATTTGGTGTTGGACACTCTTCTACTTCCATTTCGGCTGCTTTAGGAATGGCTGTTGCTTCGCATTTTAAAGGCGAAAAAGACCGACAACACATTGCTGTAATTGGCGATGGCGCTATGACTGCAGGACTGGCATTTGAAGGACTCAACCATGCCGGTGTTGAAAAGTCAAATTTACTAGTAGTGCTCAACGATAACTGTATGAGCATTGATCCAAATGTTGGAGCCTTGAAAGAATACCTTACCGATATTACCACTTCTCATACCTACAATAAAGCCAAGGATGAGATTTGGAAATTACTTGGAAAAATAAGCAAGTTTGGCCCGAATGCACAAGAAATTGCCTCCAAGGTTGAAAATGGAATAAAAGCAACTTTGTTGCGTCAAAGCAATTTGTTTGAAGCGCTTAAATTCCGCTATTTTGGCCCTGTTGATGGACACGATGTAGAAAGGTTAGCAAAGGTTTTAGCTGATTTAAAAGATATTCCGGGTCCAAAAATATTGCACATACTAACCGTAAAAGGAAAAGGATATAAATTTAGTGAAGAAGGCAATCAAACTACCTGGCACGCTCCCGGCTTGTTTAACAAAGACACCGGCGAAATTGTTAAAGTAATGCCCACTTCTCCACAAGCTCCTAAATACCAAGATGTATTTGGTCATACCATTGTTGAGCTTGCCGAAAAAAACGAAAAAATAATGGGAATTACTCCCGCTATGCCCAGTGGTTGTTCGCTCAACATTATGATGAAAGCCATGCCTAACAGGGCTTTTGACGTGGGTATTGCAGAACAACATGCGGTAACTTTTTCGGCAGGACTTGCCACACAAGGACTATTGCCTTTTTGCAATATTTATTCAAGCTTTATGCAACGCGCCTACGATCAGGTGATTCACGATGTTGCCTTGCAAAATTTGAACGTGGTTTTTTGTTTGGATCGTGGAGGGTTTGCAGGTGCCGACGGAGCCACACATCACGGTGCTTACGATTTGGCTTATTTCCGATGCATACCAAACATGGTTGTGGCAGCACCCATGAACGAGGAAGAGCTTCGCAACATGATGTATACTGCCCAGCTCGAAAACAAAGGTCCTTTCAGCATTCGCTATCCACGTGGAAATGGTGTAATGCCCGAATGGAAAACTCCATTTCGTGAACTACAAATTGGGAAGGGACGTAGATTGATTAATGGAGAAGACATTGCTGTTTTAACGATTGGACATCCCGGAAATTTTGCCACACAGGCTTGTTCCGAATTATTGAAAGATGGTATCAGCGCTGCCCATTACGACATGCGTTTTGCCAAACCAATTGACGAATTATTGTTGCACGAAGTGTTTACCAAATTTAATAGAGTGATTACTGTTGAAGATGGTTGTGTAATTGGAGGAATGGGAAGTGCGGTGGTTGAGTTTATGGCCGATAATGGGTATCAAGCTCAGGTATGCCGATTGGGGATACCTGATAAATACGTTCACCACGGTGAGCAAAAGGAATTGTGGGCCGAGTGTGGTTTTGATGTGGCTGGAATTGTAAGCTCTGCAAAGGAAATTATTGCTGCAAAGCGCGCTAGCATGGCGGGATAGAATAAAAGAAAAACGTTGTGCTGCCGGTGTTTTTTTACAGGTTACTGTAAAAGGAAAACCCTCCCGGCACCCCAATGTCCACCACCATGAAAGGACACCTTCTTCCGAAAGGGTTTTTATTTTACGAATTCTTTTTTGTGAATTCGGCATGACTATTCTTATCTACAAATATAATTTGCTGCATGGTTTTTAATTTGTGACATAGCGCACATTTTTAAGGTTTTTGCTATTTTTCACCTAACATTAATTTAATTTGTAATGAAACAGCTACAAAATTGGTTAGCCGAATACGGAGAAAGTCATCAAAACAGCAGCAACAAAAAAATTCATTGGATTTGTGTTCCACTTATTTTTTTTAGTATCGTAGGATTTTTATTCAGCATAGCGCTGCCTTTTCAGCTTAATTCAACACAACCGCTAACAGTAGCACACCTAGCGCTATTGCTTGTTTTTGTGTATTATTTTTTGCTTTCGTGGAGACTCTCAATTGGCATGTTCGTATTTGGATGCCTGTGCTTATTGGGATGCCGCTTACTTACAGCCTGGGGAGGTGTTGAATTGTGGAAAATCTGCTTAATTATTTTTTCACTTGCCTGGATTGGTCAGTTTTACGGTCATAAAATTGAAGGAAAAAAGCCCTCCTTTTTAAAAGATATACAGTTTTTACTGATTGGGCCAGCCTGGTTGATGAGCTTTGTGTATCAAAAGCTTCACATAAGTTACTAAGCACACAGATAGCGCTTTTTTGCTTGGTCTATTTTTATATTTTTGCAGCGCTTTAAAAAGGCTCCGTAGTTCAATTGGATAGAATGACAGGTTTCGGCCCTGTTGGTTGGGGGTTCGAATCCCTCCGGGGTCACGAATGAATAAAAAAGCCAACCCGAATGGGTTGGTTTTCTTTTATTCAGGAAACGTGCAAAGTGAGCTTTGCTAAGGTTCGTGAATGAAAGAAAACAAAGCGCAGCTTTGACTTTTGTATTTTGACTGAGTGTGAGGAGGTGATCACGACAGTAATCCCTCCGGGGTCACGAATGAATAAAAAAGCCAACCCGAATGGGTTGGTTTTTTTATTCAGGAAACGTGCAAAGTGAGCTTTGCTAAGGTTCGTGAATGAAAGAAAACAAAGCGCAGCTTTGACTTTTGTATTTTGACTGAGTGTGAGGAGGTGATCACGGGAGTAATCCCTCCAGGAGCAAAGAATACAGAATGAGAAGCGAAGCGAGAGCTGTGGTTCTCGTTTTTATTTTTGATTTTCCTTCGATTTTAAGTCACTATGTTGTGTTATAAAAACCTCTTGTTAAAAATGGCTTATTACAAATATTAATTCAAACTCTATTCTTTTCGTATATTTGAGTAGATATAACGCTCTATTTATCAGAATGGAACCATACAAAATAATTAAGCATTTTATAACCCTTTTGCTTTTATTTGCTAGTTCATTTTCATTCGCTCAAACTAATTTTAGATGGGCTGATAGTGCCGCTGTTTGGCACTTTAGTTATTATCCAGGTATAGGTGGCGGCTTTCAAAAAGTTATCAACTTAGGCGATACAACTATTGCCGGTGTTCAATGTCAGCAATTAAATTTTTATCAAGAAATCTTAACTCAAATTGCACCTGGGGTATTTAATCTAAGAATTGATTCTACCTCTGTCTCCGATGTGTATGTTTATAAAAGCAACGATTCTGTATTTTTCTTTACAAATAACAGCTTTCATCTTGCCTTTAAAACAAACGCTTCGGTAGGTGAGATTTGGGATGTTTCAAGCTCTCAAGACAAGGTTTATGTTCGAGTTGATTCAGTTTATTATACCAATTACAATGGTATTAGTTTGCGTGATATTTTAGTTAGCCCCTGCGATTCATCTGGAAATACAATTGCTTTTAGTTTTGATACTACTTTACATAACAATATATCATTAATGAGACGAGTAAACGAAAAGTTTGGCCCTATGGATGGATTTGGTGTAATTGGTGCCTCAGTTCCTCAAAATATGGTTTATTGTGGTTTACCAAATGATCTACTCTGTTATAAGTCTTCTACATTTTCTACATATGTATTTAACCTTTCAACTAATTGTGAAAACAATATTTCCCTGAGCAACTCAACTCCGATTCAAACTTCTATTTCGTTGCATAGCTACCCAAATCCTGTAAACGATGTTTTAACCGTTGTAATTCCAAAAAACCAAGCAGCAGAATCGCTTAATTACCAAATTTTTTCTTCGCTTGGAACGCTTCTTTTAAAGGGAAAGCTCAATAGCGCCGGAACAATCGACACTCAATTGCTTGATCGTCATGCTCTGTACTTTTTATACATTACAAGCAAAAAATCATCTTATCAAAAATCTTTCATCAAAAACTAATTTCGTTTTTATCTCCTAGTAGTTCAAATTTACTTGATTGCGTTTGTTTTTACATTCTAAGAAACAAGTAAACAACGCATAAAATTCTTGCTGACTAATTTAAGTTTCTAACTTAGCAAGTAATTTACTTGTTTAATCTTCATGCCGGCAAGCAAAACTATCTCACCTAAAACCCAACTCATTGCCATGGTGCACGTACCTAGTGGCAATGCTCTTTTAAATAGTTTATACAACACTGCCTTTTCAGTTGAAACATATACTTCTCTTGAATTGGCAGAGCTTGATGAAATACGCAAACACTTACTTCAACTCTCAAATGAGTTGCTAATTAGCACTGCAAACCCACTGCTCGAAAATTGTCGTACTGCTTCCTTTGTATTGAAAAAACAAGCTATAGCGGTTTTGATAGACAGAATCACACAG containing:
- a CDS encoding DUF962 domain-containing protein, with amino-acid sequence MKQLQNWLAEYGESHQNSSNKKIHWICVPLIFFSIVGFLFSIALPFQLNSTQPLTVAHLALLLVFVYYFLLSWRLSIGMFVFGCLCLLGCRLLTAWGGVELWKICLIIFSLAWIGQFYGHKIEGKKPSFLKDIQFLLIGPAWLMSFVYQKLHISY
- a CDS encoding 1-deoxy-D-xylulose-5-phosphate synthase → MEIKAGPLLETIEFPADLKKLDESQLKQVCDELRQFIIDVVSIKGGHFGASLGVVELSVALHYVFNTPYDQLVWDVGHQAYGHKILTGRRKQFHTNRIYKGISGFPKRSESEYDTFGVGHSSTSISAALGMAVASHFKGEKDRQHIAVIGDGAMTAGLAFEGLNHAGVEKSNLLVVLNDNCMSIDPNVGALKEYLTDITTSHTYNKAKDEIWKLLGKISKFGPNAQEIASKVENGIKATLLRQSNLFEALKFRYFGPVDGHDVERLAKVLADLKDIPGPKILHILTVKGKGYKFSEEGNQTTWHAPGLFNKDTGEIVKVMPTSPQAPKYQDVFGHTIVELAEKNEKIMGITPAMPSGCSLNIMMKAMPNRAFDVGIAEQHAVTFSAGLATQGLLPFCNIYSSFMQRAYDQVIHDVALQNLNVVFCLDRGGFAGADGATHHGAYDLAYFRCIPNMVVAAPMNEEELRNMMYTAQLENKGPFSIRYPRGNGVMPEWKTPFRELQIGKGRRLINGEDIAVLTIGHPGNFATQACSELLKDGISAAHYDMRFAKPIDELLLHEVFTKFNRVITVEDGCVIGGMGSAVVEFMADNGYQAQVCRLGIPDKYVHHGEQKELWAECGFDVAGIVSSAKEIIAAKRASMAG
- a CDS encoding T9SS type A sorting domain-containing protein, with the protein product MEPYKIIKHFITLLLLFASSFSFAQTNFRWADSAAVWHFSYYPGIGGGFQKVINLGDTTIAGVQCQQLNFYQEILTQIAPGVFNLRIDSTSVSDVYVYKSNDSVFFFTNNSFHLAFKTNASVGEIWDVSSSQDKVYVRVDSVYYTNYNGISLRDILVSPCDSSGNTIAFSFDTTLHNNISLMRRVNEKFGPMDGFGVIGASVPQNMVYCGLPNDLLCYKSSTFSTYVFNLSTNCENNISLSNSTPIQTSISLHSYPNPVNDVLTVVIPKNQAAESLNYQIFSSLGTLLLKGKLNSAGTIDTQLLDRHALYFLYITSKKSSYQKSFIKN
- a CDS encoding FKBP-type peptidyl-prolyl cis-trans isomerase codes for the protein MIIENKKVVSVNYHLTVNENNMEVLVEKTDSEHPFVFLFGAGGLLEAFENNLKGKQVGDSFDFQIEAENGYGLVDEDSIVTIPIEAFKAEDGSIDEEMVKVGNTLPMTDNEGNRLQGVVEEITDAHVRMDFNHPLAGQDLRFKGIVLDIRDASAEELAHGHVHGPHGHHH